The genomic segment AGGCCAAACTGCTGAATTCAGGCAGTTTACTTGGACCTTAGTTTTGCCCACTGGAGCTGAAGGTAGGTAGATTTGTAAAGTAACAGATCAGACTCTTATCAGACTCCGAATTACTTTCATGTATTGATAATTCTCACCAAAAGCCCGGAAAGATATTCATTGTGCCgaaaactgaggtgcagaaaaTTAACAGTCACCTCCGGCAGCGGGGATGTGTAAAGGCCATCCTGCACTGCCTGTCTGTACATCAGCAGTGGGCcgcactccccacccccagtttagCTACATTAGACAGTGGTACCTGCCGCTGGGATTGAGCGAAGGGAATCTTGTGAATGAAATTAAACACCAGCAGTGGTCTCCAgaattttgtgtctggcttggaAGGAGTGAAAACGAAGCTGTCAGCTCTTGTATTTAATCCAGGCCTTGCTGAAGACCAGGAAGGAGGGATTTTTCAGTGTTTGGATTCTGGTTTATTTATGATGACCTCAGAGTTAAGACCGTGTTGACTCATTCTTAGTGAGTGAGTGACTGGGCAGAGCCTCTTGGGTACACGGGTGGCTTTGCCTAGTGAACTTACTTGTGGTTCCACACTGCAGGATGGTGCGGCCAACCTGGCACGTCCTCCTGCATTTCTGCATGAAGTAAGCCGGGGTGATCCGTGCTGAAGGCTGCAGTTAAAACTCTGGGTTGTATTTACTTAAAAGAGGCTGCTGATGAGAACTTTCTCGTGGTGAGCTGCATAGATTAATAAGCGGCACTCTTAAGTGATGTTGTTTGTACCTGAGGAAGCGTTTCCGTCTTCTTTCTAGAGtatttacttttggtttttaTGTAGCTAAAATACCCTCAACGGGGAGGGCCTCGGAGTTTTCCCATGTCTTTTAGTTTCggattttttgtcctagttccaACATCAGCAGAACCCCTGACCTGCACAAGCAGAGTCCCAACTGCCCTCTAGTTCTGGGATCTCATTGTTAGTTAAAATCTTAAAGACTCTGAAATACTTCAGTTATTGTTGACTTTTTTGTTCCTCCCAGGATCACTGTGAgttgtttaattttcatcatTCACATTCTGTATTATATCATGTTGCTTTATTCGTCATGAAAATGCTAACTTCTTAGAATTGTGGCTGTCAGCTGGGACTCTGAATTAAATGAGGCTGTAGAAATCTTATAGACACCCTCAAATTAACCTCAGTGGTTTCATTGTATATAGTAACATAGAAAGAAGTTGGCTTAATTCAGAGGTCCTGTGAGATGATAAAAGTTGAGTCAGACATTGCCTCTTGGTCCTGCTAGTTATCGTTCCATAGGGCAACCTTCTAATGCTCTCACTTCGTCCAGGTATAGTGGAAATTATCTTAAAGTCACACTGACGTTGTTACCTGAGTTGCTTTTTGATAAACTTTGGTCCACCCAGGAACGGGGGTGCGTCAGTCAGGAGGTGCTAAATAAGTTAGGCTGTGGTAGCAATGACCCCCAAATTTCAAAACGAAGTTTATATCTCACTCACTATACATCTCCATTAAGAGTCAACTGCAGCTCTGCTCCAAAACGTCTCCACTCAGGGTCCCAGTCAATGGAGCAGCCCCCGTCTGGAACATTGCGGATCTCACGGCAGACAGAGAAGAGGACATAGTATGCACCGTTTTTAATGTTTCTGCTTGGCTACTCACGTTGTACTGGCTAAGTCAGGTCACACAGTCAGCCTGTATCTAATGGGGCAGGAATGTATAATCCTCTTTCCGAGAGAGGCACCGAACTTGGGGAACAGTAGATCATACAGTTCCCCACTGTGATGGATGCTAAGAGGCTTGAGCAGCCATAAAGTAAAACTGTCCTGAGTGGATGACCACGCAGGTGGGCCAGTCACCTTAGAACCTCACTGGAACCGCAGCAGACTTCCTCCAGGCAAGGTGCACACACGTCCAGCCTGGGTTTGAGTATCCTCTTTCCTGcactgctttttttaaaagctctctccTTGGGATAAACATTCCAGGCTCTGAGTGGCTGAACTGGGAGTATTTCCCGTGAGAGGAGGGGGGTTTTCCATTGAAGGGTGAAGGAAGTGAATTAGATGGTCCGTGAGGTCAATTTCTAGTTCTAAACGTATCCAACTCCGATCTCTGCCTGATTATTGGGTTCGTTAGTTGTCCACTGCTCGATAAAGACAAAGCAAATTCAGAATTGACCGTTCATTTACAGTATTCACTGCCTCGGGCGGCTGAACGTTTTGAGTCCTAGCCAGCCTTTGAAAGGATCAGCAAGGGAACCTCTTGTAGAAACTCTCCCCGTCCCTGAGTTACCGGCACTCAGCTTCATCCAGAGAGTATTCTGATGGGCTGGGGACCCACCATAAGAAGGAACTTGTCAGTGTAGAATTCCAGAGGCTTATGCCTAGTTAAATGTAAATCCAGGGAGAAGAAGGAATCTGAAGTGTTTTATTCATTGGTGACAGTTTGGAGACACAAGAATTGTTGGTGTCACTGCTGGATGTTGATCGGTTTTCGTGCAGGACTGAGTAGGAAACAATCTGCTTTAATGCTCTCCCTTCAGCCTGTGTTTTCCAGACACTGGGGAGATTCCTGCAATCATTCTCAGCGTCCACCACCGAAAACATGTCAGCGCCCCAGGACTGGAAATCTGTAACATGTGATTTTCTTCACACCTGATTTGTAACTGGGGCTGAAATTTTTAATGGGAACAGTAGGCATCTTCTTACCTAGTCATGGGCCATTTCTGGTAATCTTGCAGCCCCCAAGGAATTCTCCTGACGTGGTCAAGAAACCTTAGCGACATGGCCGCGTCACGTGAATGCAGGTCATTTGACGAACAGGCACAGCTCGTGCCTGAACACTGCTGTTGCTCGGTTGAAGCCTTTCCTGCTGCTTTATTCTTTGTGAGGAGAAAGAGGAGCTCTGGCATTTGGTGCTTTTTAAGTCCTGGCCTTTTCATGTAGGTGGCCACCTCAGAGCCTGCAAAACGTGGGAGCCCTGTGGCAAGTTGCGGTTCACGTGAGCTAGCCCTCGGGGTGGCGCCGCGTGCCCAGGGCGCTCCTTTTGCCAACAGTTTGcagagtgttgttttttttttttttggctgcgttgggtctttgttgctgcgttgggtctttgttgctgcgcgtgggctttctctagttgcggtgagcgggggctactcttcgttgtggtgcgcgggcttctcatggcggtggcttctcttgttgcggagcacgggctctaggcgcacaggcttcagtagttgtggctcgcaggctctagagcacaggctcagtagttgtggcttgtgggctcagtagttgtggctcgcgggctctagagcacaagctcagtagttgtggtgcacgggcttagttgctccgcggcatgtgggatcttcccggaccagggctcgaacccatgtcccgggcattggcaggcggattcttaaccactgccaccagggaagccctgcagattTAACTGTAGGAATGAAGCCCTCAGCTGTGTCTTTGGCCGCTTCGTGGTGGAGACGTAAACAGGCGATTTCTCCGTTTGTCCAGTCACACTCCAGATGCAGCGTCACTTCCCTGGACGGCCTCTCCTCACCACTTGACTGACAGCCGGCCGTCTGCTCTTGGACTGGCGTGTTCCCAGCCCTCGTATCTGTGCGCTCCTTCCATCCTGCTGGGGAACAGGCAGATCTGGGCTTACCGCGCTCTGAGACAGCCGCCCGATCATCCCGTTACAAGATTCTCTGCTTCCTACATTCCTCCTGTTCTCAGATGCTTTTCAGAAGCCCTTTCCCGTTTTCTTCTGAAGACCTGTCTTTCTGCCTCACCACCAAGCCTTCACCTGTTTTCAGACTCCCTTCACACGTGTGGTGGAAGCTTTAGACGTTTACACACATGCTGTGAAATACCAGAGGTTGAGAAACACCACGATGAAGTGCAAATGAGGGGGctttctcctctgcctctttATAGTCAGCCCACGGAGTGGGCCCTCTGAATCACCAGCCAGAGGGATGGTTTAACCCACCCGAAACGCTTCTGTTTTGTCCTGTGGAGTCCTCAAGGGCAGAGCTCTAAGGCAGCAGGAAGGTCCCGCAGGCAGGGAAGTCGAGTTGCCACTTCTGCGGAAGATGTTCCTACGGTTCTCCCAGCGCAGAGCAGCTCTGAGTCGTCAGGCAGATAAATCCGGGGGAAGGGAGTGGTTTTCCAGCACACCTTTCCAAGTCTGATCCCATCTATCCTTTCCTTTCTAGGTACTTGGAAGTTCCGGTAGAACATACGTGTGTTTGGCCTCTTGTCATTACTGTTCGTGTCCGGCATTTGCCTTCTCAGTGCTGCGGAAGGGTGACAGCCTCCTGGTGAGGATGGGAAGGGCCCCCCAGCTGCGGCTGAGCTAGGAGAGATTGAGAGCCCTCGCCGCGTCGTTTAAGAGCTGCACAAAGTGGGGATTTTACTGCATGTGGAAACATAGTAGTTTCTTCTCTTTGACTTCAGTTAGTCCTCTCTTTTGGGTTTACCCTCCCAAAATGCAGTGTCCTTTTTAGAACTACACCAGTttcccattttaatttaaaaggtcACAGATGAAGCTGTGGGGAGGGCAACAGGTAATCCCCAAAGCTGGCAACTGGGGAACCAGTCGGCCCAATAGAAATACGAACTAAATCGCTGCTGGCAGCTTTGCATACCCCCAGCTCCACGTCCAGCCTCGAGGTGtttcttcccactccccgtgAGACAGCCTGGCACTTGGCCATGCTCGACCTTCCTGGGGGCAGGAGAGCACATCGGTGCCTCTGCTGACTTCACGGAGTCAGGGCATCAAGCAGGAACAAGACACACTCACAAAGCTCCTGACTCCACAGGAGAAAGCACTGCCCAGCCATTTGTTAAGTCTTGCCAAGGAAGAATATTGTAGCACCCGCTGAgttcttcccctttcttttacACACCTCGGGAACTGGGTGGCAGGTTGAATGTCCCATTGTACAAGAAGCCACCTTCACAGCTgatttcacctgtaaaatgacagGGTTCAAGCAGGCCCTCCAGTAACCTAAGCTGTATGTGCTGTGATACAAGGTCCAGCACAGGTCCTCTCCCCAGAGGTGTTACAGGCCGAGATATGTGAGGGTCCcgccacccctgcccctgcccccgacACCACGCCCCAGAAGTCTAATAGTGGTGAAGGGACTACACTGTAGACTCTGAGCATGTGTGTAAGATGGGGATAAGACCTGTCCCGCTGGggggcttaaatgagataatcttatTATCTCATTATTAAATAATTCTCAGAAGCACTTAGCCCAGTACCTCAAGGAACGTTAGCCATTGCTATTAACAGCTTTCTGAAGGcgaggaagaaagaaatataatttaggACTAAAATAAAGAGCCTGTCTTAGTTTTCCCTTGGTTTTACCTGTACCAAGCTGGATCTAAACTGTTGCCCCAAACAACAGGCAAAGGAAAACCTCCTTCGTCCCCACTGCCTCCTAGGAGGTCTCATCTTTGTCTTCAGTTGTAGGCAGTGAGTTAGAGGCGCACAGTCTGTGCCCCACTCCTTTCCTGCTACGTGTGATGGTGGTGAGAGGTCTGGGTTAGCCCGGCCCCTCCGGTTTCTAACtggtttgtgtgttttgtttccaGTGCAAGCACCTCTTGGCAGTTTATCTTAGTCAGGTTATGAGGACCTGTCAGCAGCTGAGCGTCTCTGACAAGCAACTGACTGAAGTATTATTGatggaaaagacacaggaagCATCATAAATGGCGCAGACGGAGCATCACACTGTCCTTCAACACAGGAGTCCTGTCCAGGACGCACGCGACCGGCCACGCGTGATTCACGTGGCCGAGACGTGAACCAGACTTCCTGTCGCTGTCCCTTCCCCGTGGGCTGCAG from the Delphinus delphis chromosome 19, mDelDel1.2, whole genome shotgun sequence genome contains:
- the ZSWIM7 gene encoding zinc finger SWIM domain-containing protein 7; the encoded protein is MAVAARALTLPAVVEELLSEMAAAARDGAPIPDEHLLSLKFVFGSSAVQALDLVDRQSVTLISSPSGRRVYQVLGSSGRTYVCLASCHYCSCPAFAFSVLRKGDSLLCKHLLAVYLSQVMRTCQQLSVSDKQLTEVLLMEKTQEAS